Below is a window of Oceaniferula flava DNA.
GGATCGGAAACACGGCCGCATCTGGAGAATCCGCCACAAGGATCAGAAGACCTTTGAGATTCCCAACATTGCCAAGGTGGCCAATCAGGACCTGCTCAAGCATCTGAACGGACGCACGCTCTGGGAAAAACGCGCAGCGTGGCAGCAGATTGTCGATCGCCAAGCCACGGAATTGACACCAGAGCTGAAGAAGCTGGCACTCGACCGCTCGATCGACCAAAGCGTCCGCATTCTCGCCATCTGGAGCCTCGAGGGCCTGAACCAGTATGACGAATCGGTGCTCAAGCAACTCATCGCCGATCAAGATGGTGACATTGTCCGGGAAGCGATCCGCACGCTGTCGAACTCCAGCCTGCCAGCGGCAAAAGTGGCCGCGCTCATTGGCGGTCAGATTGAGTCCGAGAATGCCATGGTGCGCTCGCAAAGCATCAGAACCCTCGAGGAAATTGGCAAAGCGGACCTGAACAGCATCGATCTTCTGGTCACTGCCTGTAAGCCGGCAGCTCCAGGGAAAAGCTTCGGTGGCGCCTACGAGCGCAACTTCGAGCGATTCTTGGCTCGCAAGGCGCTGGAGAATTACCCCAGCGAGTTGGTGCAATACCTCGCGACGGATGCCGCGAAGAAGCAGCCGGCTGGAAATGTTTTGTGGGCGATTCAAGCCCTGCCAGCGCAGCAGCGGGTGGACGTTTTTGTCAAAGTGTGGGACCAAGCAACCCAGGGAGAAATCGATCAAAACACCTTCATCGCGGTGAGTAAGATGCTCAACAATCCGAAGGTGCTCGCCACCGTGCAAACGACCTTTGACAAGCGGGCCGACGAACTCCTGCCGATGGCCATCGCGAATAAGTCGATGATCGACGGGCCGGCGGTGTCGCAATTCTATCAAAAGAAAATTGCCGCGCTGTTCAACTCCGGTGACGAACAACAACAACGTGAAGCACTGCAATTGGTCAATGACCTGCGGGCGCCGCATCATCTGAAATCGATTACTAAAATTCTGGGGTCGAAATCCAAGTCGAGCCTCCACCAGGCGGCAATCGAGGCGGTGCTGCACAGCAAAGGAAACCACGCGGAACTCTACCAGGCCGTGGCGGCCGATCCGGCATACGGTTTCGAAGTCCGACTGCACGCCGCCGCCGCCCTCTGCATCAGCGATGGCAAGGCTGCGAGGGGAGTGGTGGCCAAGATGGTCGACGAACTGAATGACGCTCAGAAAAGCCAGCTGGTCCGCCGATTGAGCTTCAGCAAACAAGGCAACAACGTCCTGTTCCCGCTCTGGAATCAGAAAAAGATCACGCCGAAGCACTGGGACTACCCCTCCGCCGCCAGAGTGGCTCAGCTGCAGAAGCGCAATAAAACTGCGAAGGCCATCTACGCTGCGATGAAGAAGCAAGAGATGTCCGATCGGAAAAAGCTGACTGAAAAGGTGGAGCATTACGCCAAGGTGGTGGATCAACTGAAAGGCAACCCCATGGTTGGCCAAGGTCTGTTTGGCTCCTGCCTCGCCTGCCACGCGGTGGGGGATCAAGGGCAGAAGATCGCACCGCCACTCGACGGCTCGGCTTCGCGCGACACCGAACATTTGCTAACCGCCATCGTCAACCCGGACGAAGCCATGGAATCGGCCTTTGGTCTGTATTTCGCGACCCGGAAAGACGGATTGGGCGTGGAAGGTTACTTGGCTAAACGCGACGACAACGGCATTGTCATCGCCATCCCCGGAGGTGCCGAGGTCTTCATCGCTCGCTCCTCTCTGATCGCTGACGGAGCCATCAATGGGCGTTCCTTCATGCCGCGTGGCTTTGGTGAGCTGCCCGATCAAACTATGGCCGATCTGCTGGCCTATATCAAAACGCTGAAGTAAGCGGCGGCTTCTAACTCATTTTTTCACCATCGCAGTCCGGAGCGTCCCGGGCTGCGTTTTTTTTTGTGGTCGTTGGGCTCAGCATCGTCTCTCTGTGACAGCGACCGACTTCCATCTTTACACTTTTATGAAGGCGGCTCATTTTGATTGAATTAATCATTCATGAATAAGCTGTTATTTTGGTCGATCACCTCTGCGCTGGCGGGGTTTCTCTTTGGTTTTGATACCGTCGTGATCTCTGGCGCCGAGCAGAGGATTCAAGAGCTTTGGGGGCTGAGCGATATGTTGCACGGCTTTGCCATCGGCGCGGCGCTCTACGGCACAGTGATCGGTGCGCTCATCGGCGGCTGGCCGACGGATCGCTTTGGTAGAAAACAGACACTACTATGGATCGGCGTGCTGTATCTCGTGTCGGCCATCGGTTCGGCGCTGGCACCGGATGTCTATTCATTCATTGCCGCCCGTTTCATTGGCGGTTTGGGCGTGGGGATCTCAACTATCGCAGCTCCTCTCTATATTTCCGAAATCGCTCCAGCCGACAAACGTGGAAGATTAACCGGCATGTTCCAGTTCAACATTGTGTTCGGGATTTTGATCGCCTTTCTCTCCAACGCCCTGATCAGTGACGTGGGCGAGGATGCCTGGCGCTGGATGTTGGGCGTGGAGGCCTTTCCTGCCCTCGTCTACGCTCTGATGTGTCGCTTCATTCCCGAGAGCCCACGCTGGCTGATCGGTAACCGTGGCGATCGGGAGGAGGCTAGCCGCATCCTGCGTGAGGTCGATCCCAGCGCCTCCGCGGAGTCGGTGGATCTGCTGGTGGACGAGATTCAACAACATTATCACCAACAAACGAGCCGTGTCCGTCGGCCATTCTGGGTGAAGAAACTCAAGGCTCCGATTCTGCTCGCCCTGCTCATTGCCTTTTTCAACCAACTCTCCGGCATTAATGCGATCCTCTACTTCGCGCCCCGGATTTTTGAAATGACAGGGCTGGGGGAAAAAGCGGCGCTGCTGCAATCCACCGGCATCGGGGTGACCAACCTAGTGTTCACCTTTGTGGGGCTGTGGATGATCGATCGGATGGGGCGTCGAGTGCTGCTCTACATCGGATCGGTCGGTTACATCCTCTCCCTGGGGCTGGTCGCCTGGGCATTCCAGTCCGAGCACTACTCCATCGTGCCTGCCTGCATCTTCGCCTTCATCGCCGCCCACGCCATCGGTCAGGGGGCTGTGATCTGGGTATTCATCGCGGAAATTTTCCCCAATGAATACCGTGCCAGAGGGCAATCGCTCGGTTGCTCCACCCACTGGGTTTTCGCTGCCTTG
It encodes the following:
- a CDS encoding DUF7133 domain-containing protein, with protein sequence MNLIAPYLRPLNTSLQMISHKNVLILGLSLITASSPAVFGQKKMLSQRKQAFSPEQQLKQFQLPEGFVIELVASEKNGLINPIDLTFDDAGRLWTQTARMYPLDPVTGIRFSQALKMMKDPNLAEKFPRVAEIQQLYKLEKKGRDQILIVDDPTETADGPLKVWADGLSIPQSIYPYKNGCFVAHGSEFLYLKDSDNDGKQDEFESVMSGFGFFDTHTMAHSIVRGPGGWLYFTHGALNSGKVKVTKTGQELEVSYAKNLRAKLDGSKLEIIGTAKDNVWGYQIRSNGQWYSTSANDNGLSVLPTEEQTGISGIGGDSIRPYQPLLDKVHKFRVGGTGISGLAFSEDGAYGFPKEWKNVAFLANPITNGISCVRIDRLPSGEVKAELLPDFLKCEDDWFRPVNIEFGPDGCLYIADWYNKVVSHNEISTDHPDRDRKHGRIWRIRHKDQKTFEIPNIAKVANQDLLKHLNGRTLWEKRAAWQQIVDRQATELTPELKKLALDRSIDQSVRILAIWSLEGLNQYDESVLKQLIADQDGDIVREAIRTLSNSSLPAAKVAALIGGQIESENAMVRSQSIRTLEEIGKADLNSIDLLVTACKPAAPGKSFGGAYERNFERFLARKALENYPSELVQYLATDAAKKQPAGNVLWAIQALPAQQRVDVFVKVWDQATQGEIDQNTFIAVSKMLNNPKVLATVQTTFDKRADELLPMAIANKSMIDGPAVSQFYQKKIAALFNSGDEQQQREALQLVNDLRAPHHLKSITKILGSKSKSSLHQAAIEAVLHSKGNHAELYQAVAADPAYGFEVRLHAAAALCISDGKAARGVVAKMVDELNDAQKSQLVRRLSFSKQGNNVLFPLWNQKKITPKHWDYPSAARVAQLQKRNKTAKAIYAAMKKQEMSDRKKLTEKVEHYAKVVDQLKGNPMVGQGLFGSCLACHAVGDQGQKIAPPLDGSASRDTEHLLTAIVNPDEAMESAFGLYFATRKDGLGVEGYLAKRDDNGIVIAIPGGAEVFIARSSLIADGAINGRSFMPRGFGELPDQTMADLLAYIKTLK
- a CDS encoding sugar porter family MFS transporter; protein product: MNKLLFWSITSALAGFLFGFDTVVISGAEQRIQELWGLSDMLHGFAIGAALYGTVIGALIGGWPTDRFGRKQTLLWIGVLYLVSAIGSALAPDVYSFIAARFIGGLGVGISTIAAPLYISEIAPADKRGRLTGMFQFNIVFGILIAFLSNALISDVGEDAWRWMLGVEAFPALVYALMCRFIPESPRWLIGNRGDREEASRILREVDPSASAESVDLLVDEIQQHYHQQTSRVRRPFWVKKLKAPILLALLIAFFNQLSGINAILYFAPRIFEMTGLGEKAALLQSTGIGVTNLVFTFVGLWMIDRMGRRVLLYIGSVGYILSLGLVAWAFQSEHYSIVPACIFAFIAAHAIGQGAVIWVFIAEIFPNEYRARGQSLGCSTHWVFAALLTTFFPKMVTAFAPATVFAFFAGMMVLQLIWVWLMVPETKGISLESLEDDLVAER